A window from Dioscorea cayenensis subsp. rotundata cultivar TDr96_F1 chromosome 10, TDr96_F1_v2_PseudoChromosome.rev07_lg8_w22 25.fasta, whole genome shotgun sequence encodes these proteins:
- the LOC120270475 gene encoding U-box domain-containing protein 44-like isoform X1 has product MFNFMFQSNRMDFAVSVGSSVRDELCTRLIQVMSQLINEAGDVVVEKESFLMFSMYVKQMKTIIEALHGKRVEARTESRPMRKALEELELDVNKALDVIKSHKSRGRFSLLINSGSLLSKMKQVADEIARDVTLLSLANIDATLELKSKTNEIINGFQSMEFKSAASTEAIIMEIEKCNAARNGKSGEYAENLLKQIADAVGVTPNVSTVRSEIQLLQQEKEELELRKQRAEALQLSQLIHLLQSLDTMPQSPPETSAGLQNNLISAFVCPLSGEPMEDPVAICCGHSFERKAISDHFERGEISCPVCEEELSSLELTANISLRSSILEWKNRNMNLRLQKAISAFDYIESDVLNQALEDLQELIDIPECTAEVSRKGLVSKLVNLMQCSSMNTKATLKCLLCLANHSRENKEVIASKGAIRYMIKRFHRGEIEADAVDLLVRLSDEQMIAEQIGNTKDAIPTLVSLVQNPNPEISQKAEIVLRNLPSSNTEFIVKMAEAGHFDPFLAQFHQVPSATRFLMATALTRIQLSESAANKFETEDFIRALTKMLYSNPPDSKSACLLCIKKLVTFQRLARQFLLERDTIPALLGLMYSSISENHWKQEAADILISLVRVSEPADYSTNISLRELHSQHNIDRLLNLTATSTPQTSAALLRFFLAMVQKSEVARDSIHSDQIATICFSSASEGNLQGEVRLQALKLMHFVVKDKPSGFQLPQSPQKESIVTALVTILISSRSIEERSTVAGIIGHLPVDDIAIDEMLCRLEALRSILDVISAADTRHVEMMTREAIPTADDSTHGLLENALAALLRYTDPAKPELWKQVSKLEVYPTLVHVLSTGSSVAKQQTALALTNLCRSTHHPATSSGAATVEKVTIFTPPRWLTEFLDNSSWCCPFSPSVHPGLCPIHGSACSSGQTFCLIKANAIKPLVQMLSETQSGAPETALMALDTLFIDSRTFSNAAMAIVDNQGIAPILNVMEKGLPPAQEKAIDLFEKIFPHCTLKNPQFERLEGILIHLLHFDNLKRKAASMLGQMKVIPQQSSYF; this is encoded by the exons atgttcaatTTTATGTTTCAAAGCAACAGGATGGACTTTGCAGTTAGTGTGGGCAGCAGTGTGAGGGATGAGCTATGCACCAGGTTGATACAGGTTATGTCACAGCTCATCAACGAGGCCGGAGATGTTGTGGTGGAGAAGGAGAGTTTCTTGATGTTCTCTATGTATGTCAAACAGATGAAAACCATTATTGAGGCATTACATGGTAAAAGAGTGGAGGCGAGAACCGAATCCAGACCGATGAGAAAAGCCTTGGAGGAACTGGAATTGGATGTCAACAAGGCTTTGGATGTCATCAAGAGCCACAAATCAAGAGGCAGGTTCAGCCTTCTGATAAATTCTGGCTCATTGTTGTCCAAGATGAAACAAGTTGCGGATGAGATTGCCAGGGATGTTACTCTTCTCAGCTTGGCCAACATTGATGCGACGCTGGAATTGAAATCAAAGACCAATGAGATTATCAATGGATTTCAATCCATGGAATTCAAATCAGCAGCATCCACAGAAGCTATAATCATGGAGATTGAAAAGTGTAACGCTGCTAGGAATGGAAAGAGCGGAGAGTATGCAGAGAACCTGTTGAAGCAAATTGCTGATGCTGTTGGTGTGACGCCAAATGTATCTACCGTTAGAAGTGAGATTCAGCTGCTTCAGCAGGAAAAGGAAGAGCTTGAATTGAGGAAACAGCGTGCTGAAGCACTCCAGCTATCACAGCTCATACACTTGCTGCAGAGCTTAGATACCATGCCTCAATCGCCACCTGAGACATCGGCTGGCCTGCAGAATAATCTGATCAGCGCATTTGTGTGCCCCCTGAGTGGTGAACCAATGGAAGACCCGGTCGCTATTTGTTGCGGACACAGCTTTGAGAGGAAAGCCATTTCAGATCATTTCGAGCGAGGGGAAATTAGCTGTCCTGTCTGCGAAGAAGAGCTGTCATCTTTAGAGCTGACCGCAAACATATCGCTGAGGAGCTCCATTCTTGAGTGGAAGAATAGGAACATGAATTTGAGGCTCCAGAAGGCAATATCCGCCTTTGACTATATTGAATCTGATGTGCTAAATCAGGCCTTGGAGGATCTCCAGGAGTTGATTGACATACCCGAGTGCACTGCTGAAGTTTCAAGAAAGGGGCTTGTTTCAAAGTTAGTCAACCTCATGCAATGCAGTTCTATGAACACTAAGGCAACCCTCAAATGCCTCCTCTGCCTCGCAAATCACTCAAGAGAGAACAAG GAAGTGATTGCTTCAAAAGGAGCCATTCGGTATATGATCAAACGATTTCACAGAGGAGAGATCGAGGCAGATGCGGTGGATCTCTTGGTGAGACTTTCAGATGAACAGATGATTGCTGAGCAAATTGGTAATACCAAGGATGCCATCCCTACATTGGTTTCTTTGGTCCAGAATCCCAATCCTGAGATATCGCAAAAGGCTGAAATTGTGTTGAGAAACCTGCCTTCATCAAACACTGAATTTATCGTCAAGATGGCAGAAGCTGGACACTTTGATCCCTTTCTCGCTCAATTCCATCAAG TTCCATCAGCAACAAGATTTTTGATGGCCACAGCTCTGACAAGGATTCAGTTAAGTGAAAGTGCAGCAAACAAATTCGAAACTGAGGATTTCATCAGAGCACTCACCAAAATGCTTTATTCAAACCCTCCAGACAGTAAGTCTGCATGCCTCCTCTGCATAAAAAAACTTGTTACATTTCAAAGATTGGCAAGACAGTTCTTGTTGGAGAGGGACACCATTCCAGCGTTACTTGGCCTGATGTACTCCTCCATTTCTGAAAATCACTGGAAACAGGAAGCCGCAGATATTCTCATTTCACTTGTTAGGGTTAGTGAGCCAGCTGATTACAGTACAAACATCAGCTTGCGGGAGCTGCATTCACAACACAACATTGATAGATTACTGAATCTCACAGCCACTTCCACTCCTCAAACCAGCGCTGCCTTGCTGAGGTTCTTCCTTGCAATGGTTCAGAAATCAGAGGTGGCCCGGGATTCAATCCATTCTGATCAGATTGCAACTATTTGCTTCTCCTCCGCATCTGAAGGCAATCTCCAAGGTGAAGTGAGACTGCAAGCACTGAAATTAATGCATTTTGTTGTCAAGGACAAACCATCTGGATTTCAGCTTCCTCAATCTCCACAGAAAGAAAGCATCGTTACCGCCCTTGTGACAATCCTAATCAGTTCACGCAGCATAGAGGAGAGATCAACCGTGGCAGGGATCATAGGGCACCTTCCAGTTGATGACATTGCAATCGATGAGATGTTATGCAGGTTGGAAGCTCTGAGATCTATCCTTGATGTAATTTCTGCAGCTGATACAAGGCACGTGGAGATGATGACACGGGAGGCAATACCAACAGCCGATGATTCAACACACGGCCTACTGGAGAATGCCCTGGCAGCATTGCTAAGATACACCGACCCAGCCAAACCAGAACTCTGGAAACAAGTGAGCAAGCTTGAAGTCTACCCAACTCTTGTTCATGTCCTGTCAACAGGCAGCTCAGTCGCAAAGCAGCAAACAGCTCTAGCTCTAACAAATTTGTGTCGAAGCACACACCATCCTGCCACTTCGTCAGGTGCTGCAACAGTGGAAAAAGTGACCATCTTCACCCCACCACGATGGTTGACAGAATTCCTTGACAACAGTTCATGGTGCTGCCCGTTCTCCCCCTCGGTGCACCCAGGTCTCTGCCCCATCCATGGTTCTGCCTGCTCATCGGGGCAAACCTTCTGCCTCATCAAGGCCAATGCAATAAAGCCATTAGTACAAATGCTGAGTGAAACACAGTCCGGTGCTCCGGAAACTGCTCTTATGGCATTGGACACCTTGTTCATTGACAGCCGAACATTCTCAAATGCAGCAATGGCCATTGTGGATAACCAGGGGATAGCACCAATTCTCAATGTAATGGAGAAGGGTCTTCCACCTGCCCAGGAGAAGGCTATCGATCTCTTCGAGAAAATTTTCCCTCATTGTACACTGAAGAACCCACAATTCGAGCGGTTGGAAGGTATACTCATTCACCTCCTCCATTTCGATAATCTCAAGAGAAAGGCTGCTTCCATGCTTGGGCAGATGAAAGTCATACCACAACAGTCTTCATATTTCTGA
- the LOC120270151 gene encoding multiple organellar RNA editing factor 8, chloroplastic/mitochondrial-like has protein sequence MAIRTLISRLPSLLSSSRSLSLSPGAPLLRLRPLVVLADCIPTATYSGCAAARALCTTATESSLNDSQPNWSNRPPKGTILLEGCDFEHWLVVMEPPDPSLTRDEIIDYYVKTLAEVVGSEEEARMKLYSVSTKHYFAFGCLVSEEVSYKIRAVDKVRWVVPDSYLDVNNKDYGGEPVINGVPVPYDPKYHEEWVRNNARAMERSRLNDRSHDRSRNFERRGEDIQNFQNRDASPMTPNMPPREPSNVAGMHGPGSQNPMRSSPGNYRLPN, from the exons ATGGCGATTCGAACCCTAATCTCGAGGCTTCCATCCTTGCTCTCCTCTTCTCGGTCCCTTTCCCTATCTCCCGGTGCTCCTCTGCTCCGTCTCCGTCCCTTGGTCGTGCTCGCTGACTGCATTCCCACCGCCACATACTCCGGCTGCGCAGCTGCCCGTGCGTTGTGCACGACGGCAACGGAATCGTCTCTCAATGATTCACAGCCGAACTGGAGCAACAGGCCGCCGAAGGGGACAATTCTTTTAGAAGGATGCGACTTTGAGCACTGGCTCGTCGTCATGGAGCCCCCCGATCCCAGCCTCACCCGTGATGAGATCATCGATTATTATGTCAAGACCCTCGCCGAGGTTGTTGGCAG TGAGGAAGAGGCAAGGATGAAGTTGTATTCAGTATCAACTAAACATTACTTTGCATTTGGATGCCTTGTTTCTGAGGAGGTCTCTTACAAGATTAGAG CTGTTGATAAGGTTCGCTGGGTGGTTCCTGATTCTTACCTGGATGTTAACAATAAAGATTATGGAG GTGAACCTGTCATCAATGGAGTACCTGTACCTTATGACCCTAAATACCATGAGGAATGGGTTAGGAACAATGCACGAGCAATGGAGAGATCTCGACTCAATGATAGATCCCATGACAGGTCAAGGAATTTTGAAAGGCGAGGAGAGGACATTCAGAACTTTCAAAACAGAGATGCATCTCCAATGACACCAAATATGCCACCAAGGGAACCATCAAATGTAGCTGGTATGCATGGTCCAGGAAGTCAGAACCCTATGCGTAGTTCTCCAGGAAACTACCGGCTTCCAAACTGA
- the LOC120270016 gene encoding pentatricopeptide repeat-containing protein At5g61800-like: MVPAPLCESKHAILRLLKQCKSLKHLQCIHAQATIHGLTFTSSSAITKLLFTFTSLLSNPSLLSPPPSIHYALSLFHSISSPSTFAFNLLLRSLTFLSSPSQSLLLFLRMRRLSIPPDSHTFPFVLTACSRLAATAVFPIGRGLHSQALKFGFISDVFVVNTLITIYSSSNSISYARRLFDETPHPDIVTYNSMIHGYVKARDNDLNLVLARKLFDEMPARDVISWGALLAGYSQSGRFNQALELFDRMMIESALEPDDVALVSALSACANLGALDCGERIHEYIKRKRSKLSVYLITGLVDMYAKCGCIRIAREMFDESPLRNLFTWNAMIIGLAMHGHGELSMEYFNKMIMSGVKPDGVSILGVLVGCSHAGLVSTACKVFDEMECVYGVKREVKHYGCMADLLGRAGMIKEAMEMIAEMGMEGDEYVWGGVLGGCRIYGDVEVGEFAAKRLWEMKVKDSGVYSAMANMYAGARRWGDVAKMRDLMSHEKVMKNAGSSSILVDNC, translated from the coding sequence ATGGTGCCAGCACCATTGTGTGAGTCTAAGCATGCAATACTTCGCCTCTTGAAACAGTGCAAATCTCTGAAGCATCTCCAGTGCATCCATGCACAAGCTACCATCCATGGCCTCaccttcacctcctcctccgccATTACCAAGCTCCTCTTCACCTTCACCTCTCTTCTCTCCAACCCTTCACTCCTCTCCCCTCCTCCTTCCATCCACTACGCCCTTTCCCTCTTCCATTCCATCTCCTCCCCCTCCACCTTCGCTTTCAACCTCCTCCTCCGCTCTCTTACCTTCCTATCCTCTCCTTCCCAATCTCTCCTCCTGTTCCTCCGCATGCGCCGCCTCTCCATTCCTCCGGACTCGCATACTTTCCCTTTCGTCCTCACCGCTTGCTCTCGTCTCGCCGCCACTGCCGTCTTCCCCATTGGCCGCGGTCTCCACTCGCAGGCACTCAAGTTCGGCTTCATCTCTGATGTCTTCGTCGTCAACACTCTCATCACAATCTACTCCTCCTCGAACTCAATCTCGTATGCCCGACGGCTGTTTGACGAAACTCCTCACCCGGACATCGTCACTTATAATAGCATGATTCATGGTTATGTGAAGGCCAGGGATAACGACCTGAACTTGGTTCTCGCCCGCAaactgtttgatgaaatgcctgcGAGGGATGTTATCTCTTGGGGCGCGCTTCTGGCCGGATACTCTCAGTCAGGTCGGTTCAACCAAGCGCTCGAGCTGTTCGATAGAATGATGATTGAGTCGGCATTGGAGCCGGATGATGTTGCTCTCGTCTCTGCCCTCTCCGCCTGTGCCAACCTCGGTGCATTGGACTGCGGCGAGAGAATCCATGAGTAcatcaagagaaaaagaagcaaactcAGTGTGTATCTCATAACTGGTTTAGTCGACATGTATGCGAAATGTGGGTGCATAAGGATTGCACGAGAGATGTTTGACGAAAGTCCGCTTAGAAACTTGTTCACGTGGAATGCGATGATCATTGGGCTGGCAATGCACGGGCATGGTGAGCTCTCAATGGAGTACTTTAACAAGATGATAATGTCTGGAGTGAAGCCCGATGGGGTGAGCATCCTGGGGGTTCTGGTTGGTTGTAGCCATGCTGGACTGGTAAGCACTGCATgcaaggtgtttgatgaaatggagTGTGTTTATGGTGTGAAACGTGAGGTGAAACACTATGGATGCATGGCTGATTTGCTGGGAAGAGCGGGTATGATAAAGGAGGCCATGGAGATGATTGCAGAGATGGGGATGGAAGGGGATGAGTATGTGTGGGGAGGGGTGCTTGGGGGTTGTAGGATTTATGGTGATGTGGAGGTTGGTGAATTTGCTGCGAAGCGGTTGTGGGAAATGAAGGTGAAGGACAGTGGAGTGTACTCAGCCATGGCGAACATGTATGCTGGTGCAAGAAGGTGGGGAGATGTTGCAAAGATGAGAGATTTGATGAGCCATGAGAAAGTCATGAAGAATGCTGGTTCTAGTTCCATTTTGGTTGATAATTGTTGA
- the LOC120270475 gene encoding U-box domain-containing protein 44-like isoform X2 produces the protein MDFAVSVGSSVRDELCTRLIQVMSQLINEAGDVVVEKESFLMFSMYVKQMKTIIEALHGKRVEARTESRPMRKALEELELDVNKALDVIKSHKSRGRFSLLINSGSLLSKMKQVADEIARDVTLLSLANIDATLELKSKTNEIINGFQSMEFKSAASTEAIIMEIEKCNAARNGKSGEYAENLLKQIADAVGVTPNVSTVRSEIQLLQQEKEELELRKQRAEALQLSQLIHLLQSLDTMPQSPPETSAGLQNNLISAFVCPLSGEPMEDPVAICCGHSFERKAISDHFERGEISCPVCEEELSSLELTANISLRSSILEWKNRNMNLRLQKAISAFDYIESDVLNQALEDLQELIDIPECTAEVSRKGLVSKLVNLMQCSSMNTKATLKCLLCLANHSRENKEVIASKGAIRYMIKRFHRGEIEADAVDLLVRLSDEQMIAEQIGNTKDAIPTLVSLVQNPNPEISQKAEIVLRNLPSSNTEFIVKMAEAGHFDPFLAQFHQVPSATRFLMATALTRIQLSESAANKFETEDFIRALTKMLYSNPPDSKSACLLCIKKLVTFQRLARQFLLERDTIPALLGLMYSSISENHWKQEAADILISLVRVSEPADYSTNISLRELHSQHNIDRLLNLTATSTPQTSAALLRFFLAMVQKSEVARDSIHSDQIATICFSSASEGNLQGEVRLQALKLMHFVVKDKPSGFQLPQSPQKESIVTALVTILISSRSIEERSTVAGIIGHLPVDDIAIDEMLCRLEALRSILDVISAADTRHVEMMTREAIPTADDSTHGLLENALAALLRYTDPAKPELWKQVSKLEVYPTLVHVLSTGSSVAKQQTALALTNLCRSTHHPATSSGAATVEKVTIFTPPRWLTEFLDNSSWCCPFSPSVHPGLCPIHGSACSSGQTFCLIKANAIKPLVQMLSETQSGAPETALMALDTLFIDSRTFSNAAMAIVDNQGIAPILNVMEKGLPPAQEKAIDLFEKIFPHCTLKNPQFERLEGILIHLLHFDNLKRKAASMLGQMKVIPQQSSYF, from the exons ATGGACTTTGCAGTTAGTGTGGGCAGCAGTGTGAGGGATGAGCTATGCACCAGGTTGATACAGGTTATGTCACAGCTCATCAACGAGGCCGGAGATGTTGTGGTGGAGAAGGAGAGTTTCTTGATGTTCTCTATGTATGTCAAACAGATGAAAACCATTATTGAGGCATTACATGGTAAAAGAGTGGAGGCGAGAACCGAATCCAGACCGATGAGAAAAGCCTTGGAGGAACTGGAATTGGATGTCAACAAGGCTTTGGATGTCATCAAGAGCCACAAATCAAGAGGCAGGTTCAGCCTTCTGATAAATTCTGGCTCATTGTTGTCCAAGATGAAACAAGTTGCGGATGAGATTGCCAGGGATGTTACTCTTCTCAGCTTGGCCAACATTGATGCGACGCTGGAATTGAAATCAAAGACCAATGAGATTATCAATGGATTTCAATCCATGGAATTCAAATCAGCAGCATCCACAGAAGCTATAATCATGGAGATTGAAAAGTGTAACGCTGCTAGGAATGGAAAGAGCGGAGAGTATGCAGAGAACCTGTTGAAGCAAATTGCTGATGCTGTTGGTGTGACGCCAAATGTATCTACCGTTAGAAGTGAGATTCAGCTGCTTCAGCAGGAAAAGGAAGAGCTTGAATTGAGGAAACAGCGTGCTGAAGCACTCCAGCTATCACAGCTCATACACTTGCTGCAGAGCTTAGATACCATGCCTCAATCGCCACCTGAGACATCGGCTGGCCTGCAGAATAATCTGATCAGCGCATTTGTGTGCCCCCTGAGTGGTGAACCAATGGAAGACCCGGTCGCTATTTGTTGCGGACACAGCTTTGAGAGGAAAGCCATTTCAGATCATTTCGAGCGAGGGGAAATTAGCTGTCCTGTCTGCGAAGAAGAGCTGTCATCTTTAGAGCTGACCGCAAACATATCGCTGAGGAGCTCCATTCTTGAGTGGAAGAATAGGAACATGAATTTGAGGCTCCAGAAGGCAATATCCGCCTTTGACTATATTGAATCTGATGTGCTAAATCAGGCCTTGGAGGATCTCCAGGAGTTGATTGACATACCCGAGTGCACTGCTGAAGTTTCAAGAAAGGGGCTTGTTTCAAAGTTAGTCAACCTCATGCAATGCAGTTCTATGAACACTAAGGCAACCCTCAAATGCCTCCTCTGCCTCGCAAATCACTCAAGAGAGAACAAG GAAGTGATTGCTTCAAAAGGAGCCATTCGGTATATGATCAAACGATTTCACAGAGGAGAGATCGAGGCAGATGCGGTGGATCTCTTGGTGAGACTTTCAGATGAACAGATGATTGCTGAGCAAATTGGTAATACCAAGGATGCCATCCCTACATTGGTTTCTTTGGTCCAGAATCCCAATCCTGAGATATCGCAAAAGGCTGAAATTGTGTTGAGAAACCTGCCTTCATCAAACACTGAATTTATCGTCAAGATGGCAGAAGCTGGACACTTTGATCCCTTTCTCGCTCAATTCCATCAAG TTCCATCAGCAACAAGATTTTTGATGGCCACAGCTCTGACAAGGATTCAGTTAAGTGAAAGTGCAGCAAACAAATTCGAAACTGAGGATTTCATCAGAGCACTCACCAAAATGCTTTATTCAAACCCTCCAGACAGTAAGTCTGCATGCCTCCTCTGCATAAAAAAACTTGTTACATTTCAAAGATTGGCAAGACAGTTCTTGTTGGAGAGGGACACCATTCCAGCGTTACTTGGCCTGATGTACTCCTCCATTTCTGAAAATCACTGGAAACAGGAAGCCGCAGATATTCTCATTTCACTTGTTAGGGTTAGTGAGCCAGCTGATTACAGTACAAACATCAGCTTGCGGGAGCTGCATTCACAACACAACATTGATAGATTACTGAATCTCACAGCCACTTCCACTCCTCAAACCAGCGCTGCCTTGCTGAGGTTCTTCCTTGCAATGGTTCAGAAATCAGAGGTGGCCCGGGATTCAATCCATTCTGATCAGATTGCAACTATTTGCTTCTCCTCCGCATCTGAAGGCAATCTCCAAGGTGAAGTGAGACTGCAAGCACTGAAATTAATGCATTTTGTTGTCAAGGACAAACCATCTGGATTTCAGCTTCCTCAATCTCCACAGAAAGAAAGCATCGTTACCGCCCTTGTGACAATCCTAATCAGTTCACGCAGCATAGAGGAGAGATCAACCGTGGCAGGGATCATAGGGCACCTTCCAGTTGATGACATTGCAATCGATGAGATGTTATGCAGGTTGGAAGCTCTGAGATCTATCCTTGATGTAATTTCTGCAGCTGATACAAGGCACGTGGAGATGATGACACGGGAGGCAATACCAACAGCCGATGATTCAACACACGGCCTACTGGAGAATGCCCTGGCAGCATTGCTAAGATACACCGACCCAGCCAAACCAGAACTCTGGAAACAAGTGAGCAAGCTTGAAGTCTACCCAACTCTTGTTCATGTCCTGTCAACAGGCAGCTCAGTCGCAAAGCAGCAAACAGCTCTAGCTCTAACAAATTTGTGTCGAAGCACACACCATCCTGCCACTTCGTCAGGTGCTGCAACAGTGGAAAAAGTGACCATCTTCACCCCACCACGATGGTTGACAGAATTCCTTGACAACAGTTCATGGTGCTGCCCGTTCTCCCCCTCGGTGCACCCAGGTCTCTGCCCCATCCATGGTTCTGCCTGCTCATCGGGGCAAACCTTCTGCCTCATCAAGGCCAATGCAATAAAGCCATTAGTACAAATGCTGAGTGAAACACAGTCCGGTGCTCCGGAAACTGCTCTTATGGCATTGGACACCTTGTTCATTGACAGCCGAACATTCTCAAATGCAGCAATGGCCATTGTGGATAACCAGGGGATAGCACCAATTCTCAATGTAATGGAGAAGGGTCTTCCACCTGCCCAGGAGAAGGCTATCGATCTCTTCGAGAAAATTTTCCCTCATTGTACACTGAAGAACCCACAATTCGAGCGGTTGGAAGGTATACTCATTCACCTCCTCCATTTCGATAATCTCAAGAGAAAGGCTGCTTCCATGCTTGGGCAGATGAAAGTCATACCACAACAGTCTTCATATTTCTGA